A single Anopheles maculipalpis chromosome 3RL, idAnoMacuDA_375_x, whole genome shotgun sequence DNA region contains:
- the LOC126561673 gene encoding ATP-dependent 6-phosphofructokinase isoform X1 has product MSSAPVQRFIQFGAHKGKGIAVFTSGGDSQGMNAAVRAVVRMGIYVGCKVYFIREGYQGMVDGGDNIVEANWSSVSSIIHRGGTVIGSARCKDFRERAGRLQAAYNLVSRGITNLVVIGGDGSLTGANLFRQEWGSLLDELLASNRITQDQRIKYKSLHIAGMVGSIDNDFCGTDMTIGTDSALHRIIEAIDAIVSTAYSHQRTFIMEVMGRHCGYLAIMAALASEADYVFIPEDPVVHNWPEKLCKKILQERSAGQRLNIIIVSEGAIDRDGNPITAEKVKQVVVDRLQQDTRITVLGHVQRGGNPSAFDRVLGCRMGAEAVLALMEADDKTEPCVVSLDGNQAVRVPLMECVERTKAVAKAMEDKNWELAVQLRGRSFARNLETYKMLTRLKPPKSAFDEQGRGVGGYTMAVMHIGAPACGMNAAVRSFVRNCIYRGDTVMGIHDGIEGLVAGHIKKMEWSDVTGWVGQGGAFLGTKRTLPEGQFKEIAARLKEFGIQALLIVGGFEAYHAAGQITDQRGKFKEFCIPVVVIPSTISNNMPGTEFSLGADTGLNEITEICDRIRQSAQGTKRRVFVIETMGGYCGYLATLAGLAGGADAAYIYEEKFTIKDLQQDVYHMASKMSDGVQRGLILRNEKASENYNTEFIYRLYSEEGKGLFSTRMNVLGHMQQGGSPTPFDRNMGTKMAAKCVEWLVEQLKANTQPDGSINATAPETACLLGLVRRQYKFTPLKELIGETNFLQRIPKHQWWLKLRPLLRILAKHDSTYEEEGMYITVEEEMSTDSPCA; this is encoded by the exons ATGTCGAGCGCACCGGTACAACgtttcattcaatttggaGCTCACAAGGGCAAGGGTATCGCTGTCTTCACCAGCGGTGGCGATTCCCAGGGTATGAATGCAGCCGTCCGCGCCGTGGTTCGCATGGGAATCTATGTTGGATGCAAG GTGTACTTCATCCGCGAAGGTTACCAGGGCATGGTAGATGGCGGAGATAATATCGTTGAGGCAAACTGGTCGTCTGTTTCGAGCATTATCCACCGCGGAGGAACCGTAATCGGTTCGGCTCGTTGCAAGGATTTTCGCGAACGGGCTGGTCGTCTACAGGCCGCCTACAATCTCGTTTCTCGCGGCATTACCAACCTGGTTGTAATCGGTGGCGATGGGTCACTTACCGGAGCCAATCTATTCCGCCAGGAATGGGGCAGTCTGCTGGATGAACTGCTGGCCAGCAATCGGATCACCCAGGACCAACGCATCAAGTACAAGAGTCTGCATATTGCTGGTATGGTCGGATCGATCGACAACGATTTCTGCGGCACCGACATGACCATTGGTACCGATTCAGCGTTGCATCGCATTATCGAAGCGATCGATGCAATCGTCAGCACAGCATACTCCCATCAACGTACCTTTATCATGGAAGTTATGGGACGCCATTGTGG TTACCTGGCCATAATGGCTGCTTTAGCTAGCGAGGCGGACTATGTGTTCATACCGGAAGATCCAGTAGTCCATAATTGGCCAGAAAAATTGTGTAAGAAGATTCTGCAG GAGCGTTCCGCTGGGCAACGTTTAAACATCATCATTGTATCGGAAGGTGCGATCGATCGAGACGGCAATCCGATTACAGCTGAGAAGGTGAAGCAGGTGGTTGTTGATCGACTGCAGCAGGACACTCGCATTACCGTGTTAGGTCATGTACAGCGTGGAGGCAATCCGAGTGCATTCGATCGTGTGCTG GGTTGCCGTATGGGCGCTGAGGCGGTGCTGGCACTGATGGAAGCGGATGACAAGACGGAACCATGCGTTGTATCACTGGATGGCAATCAAGCCGTGCGTGTTCCGTTGATGGAATGCGTCGAGCGGACGAAGGCCGTCGCGAAAGCAATGGAAGATAAGAACTGGGAATTGGCGGTACAGCTGCGCGGACGCTCGTTTGCACGCAACCTCGAGACGTACAAGATGCTGACACGTTTGAAGCCACCGAAGAGTGCATTCGACGAACAAGGGCGTGGCGTTGGTGGGTATACGATGGCGGTAATGCACATTGGTGCACCGGCCTGCGGAATGAACGCAGCCGTTCGCTCGTTTGTGCGTAACTGCATCTACCGCGGTGATACGGTGATGGGCATACACGACGGTATTGAGGGACTGGTGGCAGGGCACATCAAGAAGATGGAATGGTCTGATGTCACGGGATGGGTTGGACAGGGAGGTGCTTTCCTCGGCACGAAACGCACGCTCCCGGAGGGCCAATTTAAGGAGATTGCTGCAAGACTCAAGGAGTTTGGCATCCAGGCGCTGTTGATCGTGGGCGGTTTCGAGGCGTATCACGCCGCTGGTCAAATTACGGATCAGCGAGGCAAGTTCAAAGAGTTTTGCATCCCGGTCGTTGTCATCCCGTCTACCATCTCAAACAACATGCCCGGAACAGAGTTTTCGCTCGGTGCCGACACCGGTCTAAACGAAATTACGGAAATCTGCGATCGCATCCGTCAGTCCGCTCAAGGTACTAAGCGGCGTGTGTTTGTCATTGAGACGATGGGTGGGTACTGTGGATATCTTGCCACATTGGCGGGACTTGCCGGTGGAGCAGATGCAGCATACATCTACGAAGAGAAGTTCACGATCAAGGATCTGCAGCAGGACGTGTACCATATGGCGTCGAAGATGAGCGATGGTGTCCAGCGCGGTCTTATTCTGCGCAACGAAAAAGCGTCCGAAAATTACAACACCGAGTTCATCTATCGCCTGTACTCGGAAGAAGGCAAGGGTTTGTTCTCCACGCGCATGAACGTACTCGGCCACATGCAGCAGGGTGGATCGCCGACTCCTTTCGATCGAAATATGGGCACCAAGATGGCGGCCAAGTGCGTTGAGTGGCTGGTTGAACAATTGAAGGCTAACACACAGCCCGATGGATCGATTAACGCTACCGCCCCCGAGACTGCCTGTCTGTTGGGCCTCGTGCGTCGTCAGTACAAGTTTACCCCGCTTAAAGAGCTTATCGGGGAGACCAACTTTTT GCAGCGCATACCAAAGCACCAGTGGTGGCTGAAGCTGCGGCCGCTATTAAGAATCTTGGCCAAACACGACTCCACCTACGAAGAGGAGGGCATGTACATCACGGTCGAAGAAGAAATGTCGACCGATTCACCCTGCGCCTAA
- the LOC126561673 gene encoding ATP-dependent 6-phosphofructokinase isoform X2 yields the protein MSSAPVQRFIQFGAHKGKGIAVFTSGGDSQGMNAAVRAVVRMGIYVGCKVYFIREGYQGMVDGGDNIVEANWSSVSSIIHRGGTVIGSARCKDFRERAGRLQAAYNLVSRGITNLVVIGGDGSLTGANLFRQEWGSLLDELLASNRITQDQRIKYKSLHIAGMVGSIDNDFCGTDMTIGTDSALHRIIEAIDAIVSTAYSHQRTFIMEVMGRHCGYLAVVAGLCVEADYIFIPEDPPKPDWPERLCKQLSQERSAGQRLNIIIVSEGAIDRDGNPITAEKVKQVVVDRLQQDTRITVLGHVQRGGNPSAFDRVLGCRMGAEAVLALMEADDKTEPCVVSLDGNQAVRVPLMECVERTKAVAKAMEDKNWELAVQLRGRSFARNLETYKMLTRLKPPKSAFDEQGRGVGGYTMAVMHIGAPACGMNAAVRSFVRNCIYRGDTVMGIHDGIEGLVAGHIKKMEWSDVTGWVGQGGAFLGTKRTLPEGQFKEIAARLKEFGIQALLIVGGFEAYHAAGQITDQRGKFKEFCIPVVVIPSTISNNMPGTEFSLGADTGLNEITEICDRIRQSAQGTKRRVFVIETMGGYCGYLATLAGLAGGADAAYIYEEKFTIKDLQQDVYHMASKMSDGVQRGLILRNEKASENYNTEFIYRLYSEEGKGLFSTRMNVLGHMQQGGSPTPFDRNMGTKMAAKCVEWLVEQLKANTQPDGSINATAPETACLLGLVRRQYKFTPLKELIGETNFLQRIPKHQWWLKLRPLLRILAKHDSTYEEEGMYITVEEEMSTDSPCA from the exons ATGTCGAGCGCACCGGTACAACgtttcattcaatttggaGCTCACAAGGGCAAGGGTATCGCTGTCTTCACCAGCGGTGGCGATTCCCAGGGTATGAATGCAGCCGTCCGCGCCGTGGTTCGCATGGGAATCTATGTTGGATGCAAG GTGTACTTCATCCGCGAAGGTTACCAGGGCATGGTAGATGGCGGAGATAATATCGTTGAGGCAAACTGGTCGTCTGTTTCGAGCATTATCCACCGCGGAGGAACCGTAATCGGTTCGGCTCGTTGCAAGGATTTTCGCGAACGGGCTGGTCGTCTACAGGCCGCCTACAATCTCGTTTCTCGCGGCATTACCAACCTGGTTGTAATCGGTGGCGATGGGTCACTTACCGGAGCCAATCTATTCCGCCAGGAATGGGGCAGTCTGCTGGATGAACTGCTGGCCAGCAATCGGATCACCCAGGACCAACGCATCAAGTACAAGAGTCTGCATATTGCTGGTATGGTCGGATCGATCGACAACGATTTCTGCGGCACCGACATGACCATTGGTACCGATTCAGCGTTGCATCGCATTATCGAAGCGATCGATGCAATCGTCAGCACAGCATACTCCCATCAACGTACCTTTATCATGGAAGTTATGGGACGCCATTGTGG CTATCTAGCGGTAGTGGCCGGTCTGTGCGTCGAGGCCGACTACATTTTTATTCCCGAAGATCCACCAAAACCCGATTGGCCGGAACGTCTCTGCAAGCAATTGTCACAG GAGCGTTCCGCTGGGCAACGTTTAAACATCATCATTGTATCGGAAGGTGCGATCGATCGAGACGGCAATCCGATTACAGCTGAGAAGGTGAAGCAGGTGGTTGTTGATCGACTGCAGCAGGACACTCGCATTACCGTGTTAGGTCATGTACAGCGTGGAGGCAATCCGAGTGCATTCGATCGTGTGCTG GGTTGCCGTATGGGCGCTGAGGCGGTGCTGGCACTGATGGAAGCGGATGACAAGACGGAACCATGCGTTGTATCACTGGATGGCAATCAAGCCGTGCGTGTTCCGTTGATGGAATGCGTCGAGCGGACGAAGGCCGTCGCGAAAGCAATGGAAGATAAGAACTGGGAATTGGCGGTACAGCTGCGCGGACGCTCGTTTGCACGCAACCTCGAGACGTACAAGATGCTGACACGTTTGAAGCCACCGAAGAGTGCATTCGACGAACAAGGGCGTGGCGTTGGTGGGTATACGATGGCGGTAATGCACATTGGTGCACCGGCCTGCGGAATGAACGCAGCCGTTCGCTCGTTTGTGCGTAACTGCATCTACCGCGGTGATACGGTGATGGGCATACACGACGGTATTGAGGGACTGGTGGCAGGGCACATCAAGAAGATGGAATGGTCTGATGTCACGGGATGGGTTGGACAGGGAGGTGCTTTCCTCGGCACGAAACGCACGCTCCCGGAGGGCCAATTTAAGGAGATTGCTGCAAGACTCAAGGAGTTTGGCATCCAGGCGCTGTTGATCGTGGGCGGTTTCGAGGCGTATCACGCCGCTGGTCAAATTACGGATCAGCGAGGCAAGTTCAAAGAGTTTTGCATCCCGGTCGTTGTCATCCCGTCTACCATCTCAAACAACATGCCCGGAACAGAGTTTTCGCTCGGTGCCGACACCGGTCTAAACGAAATTACGGAAATCTGCGATCGCATCCGTCAGTCCGCTCAAGGTACTAAGCGGCGTGTGTTTGTCATTGAGACGATGGGTGGGTACTGTGGATATCTTGCCACATTGGCGGGACTTGCCGGTGGAGCAGATGCAGCATACATCTACGAAGAGAAGTTCACGATCAAGGATCTGCAGCAGGACGTGTACCATATGGCGTCGAAGATGAGCGATGGTGTCCAGCGCGGTCTTATTCTGCGCAACGAAAAAGCGTCCGAAAATTACAACACCGAGTTCATCTATCGCCTGTACTCGGAAGAAGGCAAGGGTTTGTTCTCCACGCGCATGAACGTACTCGGCCACATGCAGCAGGGTGGATCGCCGACTCCTTTCGATCGAAATATGGGCACCAAGATGGCGGCCAAGTGCGTTGAGTGGCTGGTTGAACAATTGAAGGCTAACACACAGCCCGATGGATCGATTAACGCTACCGCCCCCGAGACTGCCTGTCTGTTGGGCCTCGTGCGTCGTCAGTACAAGTTTACCCCGCTTAAAGAGCTTATCGGGGAGACCAACTTTTT GCAGCGCATACCAAAGCACCAGTGGTGGCTGAAGCTGCGGCCGCTATTAAGAATCTTGGCCAAACACGACTCCACCTACGAAGAGGAGGGCATGTACATCACGGTCGAAGAAGAAATGTCGACCGATTCACCCTGCGCCTAA